The Pseudomonadota bacterium genome segment CGCCAGAACCGGGACGGCAGTTATTCAACACAGGCCAATCGGTCCCGGATGTTGGACCAGATGGCCCATCAGCTTCACGAGCTGGGCTATCGACGCATGGGCGCCCGATCGATCAAGCCGAAGCACGTCAGCGCGCTCACTGACCTGTGGAAGGAACAGGGGCTGTGCATTGGCTCACAGAAGAATCGGCTGTCAGCACTGCGATGGTGGGCCAGGAAAATCGGTAAGGGACACGTTATGTCGAAAGACAATGGGGAATACGGCATTGGGACAAGAACCGCCATTCCAGCGGAGTCGAAAGCCCAGACGCTGACGCCGAGTCAGATCAACAGGGTCGAGGATCCTTACATTCGACTCAGTCTGAGACTCCAGCAAGAGTTCGGGCTCAGGCGCGAGGAGGCAATCAAGTTTCGGCCGAGCTACGCGGTCCAGAAAGACGCCGTTCAGCTCAAGGCCAGCTGGACCAAGGGTGGAAGACCAAGGGCAATACCAGTCCTGACCGAAAGACAGCGAGTTCTCTTGAGGGAGATCGAGCAGCTGGTTGGTAGCGGTGCGCTGATTCCAACCAATCTGAACTACGTTGAACAACTCAGGAAGTACGAACGACAAACCCTCAAAGCAGGATTAAAGAACCTTCACGGGCTGCGCCATGGCTACGCGCAGCGGCGCTATGAGCAGCTGACGGGCTGGGAGTGTCCTGCAGCGGGAGGTCCCGATCGCCACCAGCTCACCCGTGAAGCCAAGCACCTGAACCGAAAGGCTCGGCTCATCATCAGCTCAGAACTTGGTCACGCAAGAGCGCAAATTTCAGCAACGTACCTCGGCAGCTGAGAATGACTGGACAAAAACCAAACCCTCGCAAACAGGCCAGCCGTCGAGCAGCTATCAGAATGCTACCATCGGTCGGTAAACCCAATGCGAAGGCCGTTGCCCGGCTCCTCGCCCCAATTCTCGCGGAGTACGCTCACCGTGAAAGAAAAAAAGGCCGTTCTATACCTCAGATCAAGCAAAGACCGACACGACGTCAGCCTGGACTCTCAAAGGCGCGAGCTGCTCGAACTCGCCAGGGCGAAGGGTCTGCAAGTCGTCGATGAATTTACCGATGCGGTGCAATCCGGCAAAGATGAGTTTAGACCAGGGTTCCAAAAACTCTTAGCTCAGCTCAAGAGGCGAGAGCGAAAATGGTCAACCCTTCTCTTGACAGACACCTCTCGCCTATTCCGCGGTCGATATGGCGCGCAGGCGTTTAAGCACGAATGTCGGAAACGGGGCGTAAAAATCCTTTACTCGAAAGTCCCCGAAGTTGACCCTGTCGCGAGCGTTATCCTAGATGCCGTGTTCGAGGCGATGGACGAAGTGCACTCGCTCATGTCCAAAGAAAAGGGCTTGGCTGGCATGGCCGAGAACGTTCGATCAGGCTTCAGAGCCGGTGGCCGAGCTCCCCATGGATATCGCCTTACCAGACTCGAAACCGGGGCGTTTCGAGACGGTGCCCCGGTCACCAAGAGCAAGTTAGAACTGGATCCTGCCAAATCTGCGGTGACGAAGAAATACCTCGAACTTCGTGCCGCTGGCATGCCTCGCAAGAGAGCGGCAGAAAAGGCCGGGATAAAACTTTCGCAGTCCACTCTGGTCGGGCTCGAATGGAATGCCCTCACCTACGCCGGACATACCGTTTGGAACGTGCACCAAGAGTTCATTCGTGGGAGCGGTTATCGCGGCGGAAAAAAGCGACGTCCCCGATCGGATTGGCACATTCATCGGGACACTCACGATCGCTTGATCACTGAGGAGCAAGCAGAATCTGTCCTGGCTTCCTTAGAAAACAACCCCTGGGCGAGAGGTGGCAGGGCCGCAAGTCACCACCTGCTCACCGGACTACTCCGGACGCCGTCAGGAGCACGTTGGTATGGCGACTCCGGAAAATCGTATCGGACGAAAGGGGCGTACCTGCCACTGAAGGCCGTTGATGAGGCCGTTCTTACCCAGGTGATTGGCGATTTGTCCAGCGAGTCTTCAATCCAGGAAATGAAAAATGCCGCGCAGGCTCACCTGGACGAGCTATCCAAGGATCCGGCTGAATCGCTGCGACCGCTAATTACCCAGAAGGACCGAGATATTCAAAAGATGCTCGACCTGGGGACGAAACTTGAAGACCCAGCGCCAGTCGTTCGTCGCATCGAACAGCTGGAACAGGAACGAGCTGAGATTCAGTCTCAGATCTCAGCACTTGAGGCCGATCGACGAATAGCGGTTGAGCTTGCGCGAATTTCTGAACTAGAGGTACGGGGCTTCTTGCGGGAGGTAGTTAGAGACTTGTCAGACTCGGATCGTCTCGTCGTGCGCGACGCGCTGCGACTGATCATTGAGAGGGTAGAAGTCGATCCGGCGACTAAGGAATGCCGGGTCCACTATCGAGTGGACCCGGATCATCGCAATCATGTGGCGTCCCCAAGGGGATTCGAACCCCTGTTGCCGGCGTGAAAGGCCGGAGTCCTAGGCCTCTAGACGATGGGGACAACAAAAGAGCGCGCATTGTACCGGATGTGTGCAATCGGTCAATGTGCGTCGCGAGTGGTGGAGCTAGGCGGGATCGAACCGCCGACCTCTACACTGCCAGTGTAGCGCTCTCCCAGCTGAGCTATAGCCCCAGTCGCGAGGCGCGCAAGGTTATCAGAATCGCCTCAGGTGTCAAGATCGTTACGGGGTGCAGCGCGCAGCGGCGGCGCCCGGCCAAGGGGCTAATCTCGGACCAGGTTTTTTCGTTCGAAGCGAGCCAGATCGATGTCGACCGGGGTGCTTTCCACCGGCCATTCTGCGGGGGTTGCCGTGCGCAGGGTTTCCACGCTGTGGCCTTGCTGAACCAGGAACTCTAGCCACTTATCCAGCAGTCGATTGGTTTTCCAGCGGTGATCCACCACGTCTGCCAGCGAGGCCAGTACGCCCTTCATCGGTTCGCGGTCAGATTTGGGGTAGCAGTGGGTGGCCTCAGCCAGCTGCGCATCATGGTAGATGCGCAGGCGGGCGTCGGGGTCCGGGGTCACGCGACCCACGCTGTCCTCCAGGAAGTACGTGAGTCTCGCGACGGTTGTATAGCGATGCCGCTCCAGTACCTCGAGGTAGATCGGCAGCTCATCACGGACGCGCGAAATCATTCGATCCTGGGTCAGCAGGAGGTCATCGAACAGCAGATTCAGCTGCCGATAGTTTTCGGCGTAAATGTCCATCAGCTGCCGGAATTCCGGCGGCCTTAGGCGCGGCGTTGTTTTCTCCGAAGAGCTCATGATTCCGATAGTAGCACGACTGATTTGTCGCGAAGGCGCGGTTTTTGGCGGTAAGCCAAACCGGTCACAACCCTAGAACATGTTCCTCTCAAGATTCAGCGCCACCAGGATTTTGCTGGCGATTTCTTCGACCGATGTGTGGGTTGTGTTGAGACACGGAACGCCGTGCAGGCGAAACAATCCCTCGGCTTCCTCCACCTCAGTTCGGCACTGTTTCATGCTGGCGTACCGGCTTTCGGGGCGCCTTGCCTCGCGAATCTGGTGCAGACGCTCCGGATCGATCGTCAAGCCAAACAGCTTGTTCTTGAAAGGCCGCAGCCTCGCCGGCAGCCGGGTCTCCTCAAGGTCGTCGTCGGTGACCGGATAGTTGGCGGCTTTCACGCCGTAGTGCAGCGCGAGGTAGAGACAGGTTGGGGTTTTGCCGGACCGCGAAACGCCGACGAGAATCACGTCCGCGTTGGTGTAGTTGACGTCCCCGCCATCATCGTGTTTCAGCGCGTAGTTCGTCGCGTCCATCCGACTTTCGTAGGTGTGATAGTCGACCAGGCCGTGGGTCTGTCCGACCGCCGGCGATCGCGGCTTGCCGAACTCTTCTTCCAGACGTCCAAGGAAGGTATCGAAGACGTCCAGGACCAGCGCCTGGCTGCTATAGAGGAT includes the following:
- a CDS encoding phage integrase N-terminal domain-containing protein, with the protein product MKDLNYQLKRLCRQNRDGSYSTQANRSRMLDQMAHQLHELGYRRMGARSIKPKHVSALTDLWKEQGLCIGSQKNRLSALRWWARKIGKGHVMSKDNGEYGIGTRTAIPAESKAQTLTPSQINRVEDPYIRLSLRLQQEFGLRREEAIKFRPSYAVQKDAVQLKASWTKGGRPRAIPVLTERQRVLLREIEQLVGSGALIPTNLNYVEQLRKYERQTLKAGLKNLHGLRHGYAQRRYEQLTGWECPAAGGPDRHQLTREAKHLNRKARLIISSELGHARAQISATYLGS
- a CDS encoding DUF1249 domain-containing protein, translating into MDIYAENYRQLNLLFDDLLLTQDRMISRVRDELPIYLEVLERHRYTTVARLTYFLEDSVGRVTPDPDARLRIYHDAQLAEATHCYPKSDREPMKGVLASLADVVDHRWKTNRLLDKWLEFLVQQGHSVETLRTATPAEWPVESTPVDIDLARFERKNLVRD
- a CDS encoding pyruvate, water dikinase regulatory protein; protein product: MTQAADRPVFFVSDGTGITAETIGHSLLSQFQGISFRQLRLPFVDDPDKARVAVQRINEAATDSGIRPIVINTLANQELSKILYSSQALVLDVFDTFLGRLEEEFGKPRSPAVGQTHGLVDYHTYESRMDATNYALKHDDGGDVNYTNADVILVGVSRSGKTPTCLYLALHYGVKAANYPVTDDDLEETRLPARLRPFKNKLFGLTIDPERLHQIREARRPESRYASMKQCRTEVEEAEGLFRLHGVPCLNTTHTSVEEIASKILVALNLERNMF